A genome region from Scyliorhinus canicula chromosome 16, sScyCan1.1, whole genome shotgun sequence includes the following:
- the LOC119979619 gene encoding biogenesis of lysosome-related organelles complex 1 subunit 6-like: MQPQETAPQTAPQVSQSTDCTEPRMDLESSDELILVNQATVEKLTEGLISHYLPDLQQSKTALQELTQNQVVLLDTLEQEIAKFRECNLVLDINMLFTEARCYHNKLINIRKEMITLHEKTTKLKRRALKLQQQRRKDELEREQRKERELERERQLIAKPAKLS; encoded by the coding sequence ATGCAGCCGCAGGAAACCGCTCCACAAACAGCTCCACAAGTCAGTCAATCAACAGACTGCACTGAACCCAGAATGGATTTAGAGAGCTCTGATGAATTGATCCTAGTGAATCAGGCAACTGTGGAGAAACTGACAGAGGGACTGATCTCTCACTATCTTCCTGACCTCCAGCAATCAAAAACTGCCCTCCAGGAACTGACACAGAATCAGGTGGTCCTGTTAGATACCCTGGAGCAAGAGATTGCCAAGTTCCGAGAGTGTAACTTAGTGCTGGATATTAACATGCTTTTTACAGAAGCACGGTGTTATCACAATAAACTAATTAACATACGAAAGGAAATGATAACACTGCACGAGAagacaacaaaactaaagagacgAGCTttaaagctgcagcagcagagaagGAAGGATGAGTTAGAGCGGGAACAACGGAAAGAGAGGGAGTTGGAGAGGGAAAGACAACTCATTGCCAAGCCGGCCAAACTCTCCTAG